A stretch of the Papaver somniferum cultivar HN1 chromosome 6, ASM357369v1, whole genome shotgun sequence genome encodes the following:
- the LOC113291558 gene encoding pentatricopeptide repeat-containing protein At5g39350-like has translation MSHKNVVLWNTMIGAYGTHGHGRADLELVQPMQNQSTIFPNSVTFTFALTAYNHAGLVGQGFHLFNSMNHEFSTVPIRDRDGCVVDLFARSRRFKDAMDVINKTPFDPDACPPKYRHGKDSCRASIFSFESSNPGDYVTLSNIYARAGKFDDSVSVKKLMEELD, from the exons ATGAGTCACAAGAATGTTGTATTATGGAACACAATGATAGGCGCATATGGAACTCATGGCCATGGAAGAGCTGATCTTGAGCTTGTACAACCAATGCAGAACCAATCAACTATTTTCCCAAATTCAGTTACTTTCACATTTGCACTAACAGCTTATAACCATGCAGGTCTTGTTGGACAAGGGTTCCACCTCTTCAATAGCATGAATCATGAATTCAGCACTGTTCCCATAAGAGATCGCGATGGATGTGTCGTGGATTTGTTTGCTCGTTCTAGAAGATTCAAGGACGCAATGGATGTCATAAATAAAACGCCGTTTGATCCTG ATGCCTGCCCACCAAAATATCGACATGGGAAAGATAGTTGCAGAGCATCTATATTTAGTTTCGAATCATCAAACCCTGGGGATTATGTGACACTCTCCAACATATATGCCAGAGCTGGGAAATTTGATGATTCCGTAAGTGTGAAAAAGCTAATGGAAGAGTTGGACTAG